From the genome of Globicephala melas chromosome 11, mGloMel1.2, whole genome shotgun sequence, one region includes:
- the CYB561D2 gene encoding transmembrane reductase CYB561D2, giving the protein MALSVETESHIYRALRTASGAAAHILALGFTIFVAVLARPGSSLFSWHPVLMSLAFSFLMTEALLVFSPESSLLRSLSRKGRARCHWVLQLLALLCALLALGLVILHKEQLGKAHLATWHGRAGLLAVLWAGLQCSGGVGLLYPKLLPRWPLAKLKLYHATSGLVGYLLGSASLLLGMCSLWFTATVTGGVWYLAVLCPVVTSLVIMNQVSNAYLYRKRIQP; this is encoded by the exons ATGGCCCTTTCTGTGGAGACCGAGTCGCACATATACCGAGCTCTGCGCACTGCATCTGGGGCTGCTGCCCACATTCTGGCACTGGGCTTCACCATCTTTGTGGCTGTACTTGCCAGGCCTGGCTCCA GTCTCTTCTCCTGGCACCCTGTGCTTATGTCTCTGGCT TTCTCTTTCCTGATGACCGAAGCACTGCTGGTGTTCTCTCCTGAGAGTTCGCTGCTGCGCTCCCTCTCGCGGAAGGGCCGAGCACGCTGCCACTGGGTTCTGCAGCTGCTAGCCCTGCTGTGTGCACTGCTGGCCCTGGGCCTTGTCATCCTTCACAAGGAACAGCTTGGCAAAGCCCACCTGGCCACGTGGCATGGGCGGGCAGGGCTGCTAGCTGtgctgtgggcagggctgcagtgCTCAGGTGGGGTGGGGCTGCTCTACCCCAAATTGCTGCCTCGATGGCCCCTGGCCAAGCTCAAGCTGTACCATGCCACTTCTGGGTTGGTGGGCTACCTTCTGGGTAGTGCCAGCCTCTTGTTGGGCATGTGCTCACTCTGGTTCACTGCCACAGTCACTGGTGGGGTCTGGTACCTGGCTGTGCTATGCCCTGTCGTTACCAGCTTGGTCATTATGAACCAGGTGAGCAACGCCTACCTGTACCGCAAGAGGATCCAGCCATGA